In Papio anubis isolate 15944 chromosome 20, Panubis1.0, whole genome shotgun sequence, the genomic window TGAAAGGAACATGCAGGGACTAAGAACTCTTCCCGTGCACATAATTCATGAGCTAGTGCTGAGGTGTAGGGTATCTGCCAGTTGTAGCTGGTCTTTCCCACATTTGACTCGAGCCAGATAGGGCTGGGTTAAGGTCAGTGTGAGCCAACAGTGTAGACATAACATCCAACTGAGCACAGTCTGGCCCTGCCTGTCCCAGAGCTACTGGTGTCTGGGCTGCCTTGGTATCTGTACAGAGCTCAGCCTAGGCCTGGCCCACCAGGGCCTCTCCCTGATGGCTTCATTTCCCTCCCAGGTCTCCACAGGACGTCTGTGTTTGACCGCCTCGGCGCCGAGACCAAGGCAGACACCACAACGGGAAGTAAAGTGAGTGGGGATGGGGGAGCGATCCTGTGCGTGCGAGCTCTTGTTTTCCCTGAGCGGTGCTCCTGACTCTTAACACATCTCGACCTCACTCAGCCCAGGGCCGTCTAACCTTCCTTTCCAGCCTCAGTTCCTGGCTTTGCACTGGTGGCTTTCCCATCTGTCTTCTGCCCTGGCTTCTCTCCCAATTTCCAGCCCTGGGGGTCCAGTGACTCCTGGATGCCTCCCACCCACCATGTCCCCAACTGGTCTTAGCGTCTTTCCCCAAGTTAGTCCTCTCCTGGGCCCCCATCTGAGGGCTGCCTGCCCTCCCCATTGCAGTCTGTCAGTGGGTCTGATGACTCTACtgttctctccctcctctgccaCTCTCCCTGTCCGGATAGGACGATAGCCTCCTGAACGGTCTCGCACAGCTACCATGGACCCCAGCCCCCTATCCCCACAGCAGCAGTGTGTGCGGCCCACAGGACAGGGCCTGTCCCCCAACTGGAAGGCCTGCAGAGGCTTTTCACTGTGCCCATGATGCAGCCTGCACTTCCTGCCACGGCCTGCAGTTCCACAGGCCCCAGGCATGGTGTGTAGTTCAGAGTACACCCTGAAGCCTACAGGGGCCTGACTGCGTGGCTTTGGCCATGTCACTTAGGTCCTTTGTACTTCAGCCTCCTCATCTGTATAGACCCACCTCCAAGAACGGCTGCAGGGTTAAGATCATCCCTGCATGGCGCTGGGCTGTGCGGTGCCTGTTGGTGAACTATTGCAGAGCTCCCCAGCTGTGTTTCCTGTCCTGCTCCACAGGGTGCAGCAACTCTGGCTTGCTCACTTCCAAGAATCTTACCATGAGGAGGATGGGAACACTCGGGATCATGTGGCTGGAAGTTCCAGCCCTATGAAGAGCTGGGCACATAGTGAGTGCTCAATACATAGGATTATGCTTCCTGCCTTCAGGGCAAAGCATATGCTCTTTTTTTTGCTAATTCATCTTGGAGGGCCTGGCTTCAAAGTTGGTGCTTCAGGGAAAGTTCCTCTGGACTGATGAGGAGCCACCCCTGTCTTCTGCCCTCCAGCTCTCCTTCTCCATCTAGAAGGCGTTACTGTTGTTCTTGCAGAattatttgtgtcatttctgatgcCAAGCCTGTCTTCCCCACTGGACTATGAgccccatgagggcagagctgagGCTGTCTTGGTCATCACTGTGTCCCTAGCACTGCCGGCCTAGGACCAGGTACAATATAGAGTTGGGACTCAAAATATCTGTGGAGTGAATGACCAGATTAATCTCTCCACTCCACTCATGCCCACCTACTGACCTTGCAAATGACTTTCCCTTTGTGCGGCATTCCCGTCCTCTTCCCTCTTTATTAGACCCACTTCCAGCTCAGATGTGCCCTCTCTCAGGGAGCCCTCCCTGAACTTCTAGGAAGGTCAGGTACTTCCTCTAGGCTCCTCCAGTCCCCTGGACTCCCCACTTCGTGGCTCTCGCCACTATCTGGGGTGTCAGTGATGGGTGTTTCTCCCAACTGTGAGtcccaggaggccaggcacagaggaagCAGCTCTCCATGAATGTGTGTTGAGTGACTCAGTGACTCATTCATCCTGTCTCTGACCTCCACAGCCCACAGGAGTCTTCAGCCGCCTGGGGGCCACCCCAGAAATGGACGAGGATCTGGCTTGGGACAGCGACAATGACAGCAGCAGCTCTGTCTTGCAGTATGCCGGGGTCCTGAAGAAGCTAGGACGGGGCCCAGCCAAGGCCAGTCCCCAGCCAGCACTGACTGTCAAAGCCAAGGCCACGAGCTCAGCGACAACGGCCGCTGCCCCGACACTGCGGCGCCTGGCGCTTTCCTCACGGTCCGGGCTTGAGAGGAAGCCGGAGTCCTTGTCTAAAGTCAGCATCATCAAGAGACTGGGCGCAGCTACCCTTGTGCCCGAGGCCCAGGACAGCCAGGTCACCAGCACCAAGAGTAAGTCCTCAGCTGAAGTCAAGGTCACCATTAAGAGGACTCTGGTGGGGCCCCGGGGGAGCAGCTCCAGCGAGGGCCTTGGTGCCCAGATGGACCACACAGGCACTGTGAGCGTGTTCAAAAGACTGGGCCGCAGGACCTTCTAGCCCACGTGTGGGCGGGGTGCAGGCAGCAGAGCCCGTGGGCATCTGCCCTGGCCGCCCCAGGCTCCTGGCTTCATCACGCCTCCCACCAGCTCCTGGATGACACAGCTTGTCTCCCTCGGGCTCTAGAGCTAGGCCTGAGCATTCGGGGGATCACCCCATTTCTGCTAGGCTGGGATGGTCGTCGCAGCTGGCCTGGCCCGCTCCAGGAGTCCCCTTCTCTCATgtcctctttgctttcttctctggCTGTGGCCTTGGCAGAACCTACTTTTCTACCTCTCCCAAGTGCCAGGGGGCCTCTTCCTCTCCTGTATTCCCCTTCCTCCCCCGAGCACGGTCTGCTGCCTCAGACCCCAGCTTATCAGCCCTCCCTGTCCCCCTCAACTGAGTGGGTGTCACCTGGAGGGCCTCCCTTCCCCCATTCCCCACTGACCTCCCTCACTCCTCTGCGCTTCTGCTgtgacttctctctctccctgtcttcactctgttcatttctcttctgttttctgtcccCGTGGCAAGGCCCGACTGTCCGCTGCGTCCTGCCCGACCCTCCTGTACCTCCGGCCTCCCAGCGGCCCCCTCGTCGGCGGTGGCGTCGAGCCTGTTGAGACTGTTAGCCGCCCtccactcccaggctggagggaccTCTCCAGACCCTGGGCTGCGGCCGAGGCGCATCCGTTTTCCTGCCCTGGGCGTCTTTGTCTCTGAAAGTCTATGGCGGGTGGTGGGCAAGGGGCACTGAGAAGGGAGGTCAGTGCCTAGAGTGAAGACAGCtgctgttttaatatatttttgtgactTTCAAATCATTTCCCCCCCTCCTTCAGGGTGAGTTGCAGGACTGTTTCACACTATGCGCAGTGTGGGCTGGGGGTGCTGGCAAAGGGTTGGTCTGTCTCTCTAAAGGTCAGGCTTACTGCACACACGTGGCCCATATCCCTGCTGCAAGCCCTGAGTGGAGGGGAGTAATGGCCACGGTCACCATTCAGTTAGGCCGCCCCCACCCCCAATAAGCCGTAGTGGTTCTTTGTTCACTCTGTCCCCTCCCCCCATGAATttcacctgcctctgccactcTGCCTGTTGGCATCTTTCCAAATGATGGGCTCCGTTTGTGAGACCACAAATTTCCACTGGTTTGGTCGCTCACCCCTCCCTGCTGCACAGCGCCCCTGAGCCAGGCCTGTCCTAGGAGCTGGTAGCAGGCAGTGAGCAGGGCCTCTCCAGGGATGGGGTGTAGGTAAAGCGGTGGTGCTGGCCAAGGAATCCGAGGAGTGGGAGAAAGTGGCCAGGGCCACTTCAGGGGTTGGGGACAGGAAGGCCTTTCAGAAGAGGTGAcatggaggctgagctgggaatgTGACTTCGTGAAGTTCAGGAGGAGAGCTTTCAGGCAGACGGACAGCCAGGGGCAGaggtgctgaggtgggaaaacAAACAGGAAGAAGGCTGATGGCTGTGAGTGAGGGCGGGTCCTGCGTCCAGCacgaggcagaggtgggtgggcaGGAGCTAGGTGGCTGGGGACGTCGTGACCAAGGAGGAGGAATGTGCACAGTGACCCAGGAGCGCTGGATCGGGAGGATTTGGAGCTGGGGTGTGCTGAGCTGAGTTTCGTTTAGGATCATTGCTCTGGCTTCTGTGAGGAGAAGGAACGGCTGGGAGGGCTGGGGCAGTTGCCACTGCAGCAGTCCGGGCAGGAAGCCAGGGCGGCTGCGCGAGGGCGTGGCggtgggagcagggaggagggctGCTTGGGCTGCTTAGGGTGTGCTTTGGAGGAAGAGCTGTGGGATGTGCTGATGTGTTGGAAGTTGGGGCCAGAGAAGATGAGAATCACAGGGCCCGCCTAGATATTAGACCCGAGCATCTGGGGGAACAGCTGTTAACAGAGAAGGGGAGACAGGAGGAAGGAGCAGGTCAAGGAGGAGGCAGCTGTGTTCTGACCACATTGTGCCTTTTAGGGTCCATACTGGGGCTCAGGGGGACACTTAGACTGGGGGTTCATGGCTGCTGACAGTGTGCAGGGTACAGCTGGAATCAAAGCCAAGGGTCTTggttgggcgtagtggctcatgcttgtcatcccaggactttgggaggccgaggcaggtg contains:
- the C20H19orf47 gene encoding uncharacterized protein C19orf47 homolog isoform X6 → MFVDNRIQKSMLLDLNKEIMNELGVTVVGDIIAILKHAKVVHRQDMCKAATESVPCSPSPLAGEIRRGTSAASRMITNSLNHDSPPSTPPRRPDTSTSKISVTVSNKMAAKSAKATAALACQEEESLAVPAKRRRVTAEMEGKYVINMPKGTTPRTRKILEQQQAAKGLHRTSVFDRLGAETKADTTTGSKPTGVFSRLGATPEMDEDLAWDSDNDSSSSVLQYAGVLKKLGRGPAKASPQPALTVKAKATSSATTAAAPTLRRLALSSRSGLERKPESLSKVSIIKRLGAATLVPEAQDSQVTSTKSKSSAEVKVTIKRTLVGPRGSSSSEGLGAQMDHTGTVSVFKRLGRRTF